The following proteins come from a genomic window of Bactrocera tryoni isolate S06 chromosome 1, CSIRO_BtryS06_freeze2, whole genome shotgun sequence:
- the LOC120766521 gene encoding uncharacterized protein LOC120766521 — protein sequence MLIPRFLIIPLTIVFCAQISLLTPVKAVPISEHEEASRRLYKAHGFCVENSSTPTSMDKEYQSAERKAAAYIRCIASNMGLWTDGSGYQAKRVAKFFIKEHNENEVMTVVDYCNQKHQQTDLDLWAYEAYRCATAGRMGIWLREYVVRAKL from the exons atgttAATACCGAGATTTCTAATAATACCGCTAACAATTGTGTTTTGTGCTCAAATCAGT CTGCTCACGCCCGTAAAAGCAGTACCGATTTCCGAACACGAGGAAGCTTCTCGAAGACTTTACAAAGCGCACGGATTTTGTGTTGAAAACAGCTCTACGCCCACGTCAATGGACAAGGAGTACCAGAGTGCCGAACGAAAAGCCGCCGCCTACATACGCTGCATAGCTAGTAACATGGGTTTATGGACCGATGGCAGTGGCTACCAAGCCAAGCGCGTGGCGAAATTCTTCATTAAAGAGCACAATGAGAACGAAGTGATGACCGTAGTGGACTACTGTAATCAAAAACATCAGCAAACGGATTTGGATTTATGGGCTTACGAGGCGTATCGTTGTGCGACAGCAGGACGAATGGGTATTTGGCTGCGAGAGTACGTAGTGAGAGCGAAATTATGA
- the LOC120766522 gene encoding general odorant-binding protein 99a-like: protein MPQAMKCTAFVFIILFAALFAHINADYEEKTEDDFLSAGERCFQRERLAASYQRRFDNFDYPDEEPVQRYVHCIWTELKLWNDRTGFNVEHIAALYRDKANTEVLVPILSDCNRNAQNEPTLKWCYRAFKCVLNSRVGQWFKEDVGRKLEERRVGNHVA, encoded by the exons ATGCCACAAGCAATGAAGTGCACAGCGTTCGTTTTCATTATTCTCTTTGCTGCATTATTCGCGCAC ATCAACGCCGATTACGAGGAGAAGACGGAGGATGATTTCTTAAGCGCCGGCGAGCGTTGTTTCCAGCGTGAGCGTTTGGCCGCCTCCTATCAGCGTCGCTTCGACAACTTTGATTATCCGGACGAGGAGCCGGTCCAGCGTTATGTGCACTGCATTTGGACAGAGTTGAAATTGTGGAATGATCGCACCGGTTTCAACGTCGAACATATAGCGGCCCTTTATCGCGATAAGGCGAATACGGAAGTGTTGGTGCCGATATTGAGCGATTGCAATCGGAATGCACAGAATGAGCCGACCCTCAAGTGGTGTTACAGGGCCTTCAAGTGTGTGCTAAACAGTCGGGTGGGTCAGTGGTTCAAGGAGGATGTCGGTCGCAAATTGGAAGAGCGGCGTGTGGGAAATCATGTCGCTTGA